GAATGAGAAACATATAATCGATGATCACCAAAAAAGGAAATCACAGTTTGACCATTTGCTTGAATTACACTGGCCTCCAAACTCTTCAGTCCTGCCTTTAAATAATCAGATGGGAATCTATATGGAAGGGTTTTAACAGATCCATCTTTAATATTAATTCCTACTATTAATGGGACTTCATTTAGTTTTTCTTGAGTAATAGATTTTAGGTCTAAACTAGCCCTCGTTTTACCATAAACTATCCCTTCAGAAATTCGTGCAGGTGAGTTATAAAAAGTGTTACTTAAGAAAATATTGTAAAGTGGTTCGGGCAATTCAAAGCTTGTTTTATTAATTATCTGAGCACTCGTATCGGTCTGGGCAACCAACCTTTTACCTAAGGAAAATAAATATATGCTGTCCAAACTTTGAACCTTGAAACCAAATATATCCGAAATACCATTTGGCCCATCTTCTTCAAATTGAAGGCTCTTATTTAACTTTCCTGACCTTTTATCATACATATGAATTGTACTTGTCTTCATATCCAGACTAAATAGAAATGGATCAAAAAATTGAATTCCATTGCTTTGATTAGGACTTAAGCTATCCAATTCAAATTCTAACAACTCACCTGATGCCTCTAGAAAGTAAGTGATTTCCTTTTTATCCTTTTGACCTCCACAAGAAATAAGGAGAAAAATGTGTCCAAAAAGAAGAAGCAAAAAAGGATTTTTAAGTCGCATACTGTAATTTTCATTTATAAAATTGAAACGTAAACTACATAAATAATTTAAACTTAATGAAACAGCAGCTGGGGCAAATTTCACTTT
Above is a window of Algoriphagus machipongonensis DNA encoding:
- a CDS encoding DUF4221 domain-containing protein, translated to MRLKNPFLLLLFGHIFLLISCGGQKDKKEITYFLEASGELLEFELDSLSPNQSNGIQFFDPFLFSLDMKTSTIHMYDKRSGKLNKSLQFEEDGPNGISDIFGFKVQSLDSIYLFSLGKRLVAQTDTSAQIINKTSFELPEPLYNIFLSNTFYNSPARISEGIVYGKTRASLDLKSITQEKLNEVPLIVGINIKDGSVKTLPYRFPSDYLKAGLKSLEASVIQANGQTVISFFGDHRLYVSHSDAETLQAVAGKSQFLDEVLPTFSNQSTSLEFATYNMTKSRYGSLIFDPYKKLYYRFAYPTIEVSDIQEIRTLNTSPGPFVLMVFDKELNLLREKRFEEGKYFQDNFFVTKDGLYLSTSHPKNPANMEDIMTFELVKLNQSNE